A DNA window from Labrus mixtus chromosome 4, fLabMix1.1, whole genome shotgun sequence contains the following coding sequences:
- the c4h11orf16 gene encoding uncharacterized protein C11orf16 homolog isoform X2: protein MKSRQMEASEAALVPLFGGKQRCNITFIVGSSEDMGAVLGSVKRLLIQTLLMKASHRDSLFNIMTYSGELTCWSHHMLPCAPDSVYIALSWIHSITCSPGRDLLAALCVAFTDPACHAVHLLCTGLPDQPEAVLRALPALAAGRPVNIFYLKDSGAQVDRNSLDYLQCLTDATRGSCYVIPFGLNGVFEKAVPLHVVENQSSAPTDSPVKCFCLTSSVFFPHNTSSPVLRCSLGNPLQPCTSFLQPGLTLSGQQFYPGCRVLARREMDGLYYSGTLIQQVQGCAGVWIVEFDHPGSPGLGFVPSQRQLACSLDMVTHARALTSCLVPGDAVLSPWEPDLIRHGPGRLMAATERRDVSGVDGVVCLRVLMWNGSVSLVPHSLVSPISAPQHDRIVRELQILKTQAPDRCCSWLRARSSSCTPRLFCSSRCPSASCCGENTFQHGCRSSFGRTDGFERAERDKNVEQSDPDATRNDPEVPSPSSSLSEGESRAVKLRSKQQRPPWRYWRRTGPEPQHRQPGSAAVPKKTSQPLRFSFPVPQISASPNHSSLFLSLPGAKGRANVRDVFGTTNFKPRPPAGLRPFSANNAPAVYT from the exons ATGAAATCCAGACAGATGGAGGCCTCTGAAGCTGCACTGGTTCCACTGTTTGGGGGCAAACAAAGATGCAACATCACTTTCATCGTGGGGAGCTCAGAGGACATGGGAGCTGTTCTGGGATCAGTGAAACGGCTTCTGATCCAGACGCTGCTGATGAAGGCTTCACACAGAGACTCTCTATTCAACATCATGACGTACTCAGGAGAG CTGACCTGTTGGTCCCACCACATGCTCCCCTGTGCTCCTGACTCAGTATACATAGCTCTGTCCTGGATTCACTCCATCACCTGCAGCCCTGGCAGAGACCTCCTGGCAGCCCTGTGTGTTGCCTTCACTGACCCCGCCTGTCACGCCGTCCACCTGCTCTGCACGGGGCTCCCCGACCAGCCTGAGGCCGTGCTGAGAGCTCTGCCCGCCCTGGCAGCTGGTCGACCTGTAAACATCTTCTACCTGAAGGACTCAGGTGCTCAGGTGGACAGGAACTCACTAGACTACCTGCAGTGTCTGACAGACGCCACCAGAGGGAGCTGTTATGTGATTCCATTCGGTTTGAATGGAGTGTTTGAGAAG GCAGTTCCTCTGCATGTTGTGGAGAATCAGTCATCAGCGCCAACAGACTCTCCAGTGAAGTGTTTCTGTCTGACCTCTTCAGTCTTCTTCCCACACAACACGTCATCACCTGTGCTCAG GTGCAGTCTGGGTAATCCTCTCCAGCCATGTACCTCCTTCTTGCAGCCCGGTCTAACCCTGAGCGGTCAGCAGTTTTACCCAGGATGCAGAGTTCTGGCCCGGAGGGAGATGGACGGTCTTTATTACTCGGGCACTTTGATACAGCAGGTGCAG GGCTGCGCTGGAGTTTGGATTGTTGAGTTTGACCACCCAGGAAGCCCCGGTTTGGGGTTCGTCCCCTCCCAGAGACAGCTGGCCTGCTCCCTCGACATGGTGACCCACGCCAGAGCTCTCACAAGCTGTCTGGTACCCGGTGATGCTGTCCTGTCACCATGGGAACCAGATCTGATACGACACGGGCCGGGGAGACTGATGGCCGCCACAGAGCGCAGAGATGTTTCAGGAG TTGACGGTGTTGTGTGCCTCCGGGTGTTGATGTGGAACGGCTCCGTGTCGCTGGTTCCTCACAGCCTGGTTTCACCCATTTCAGCCCCTCAACACGACAGAATAGTCAGAGAGCTCCAGATCCTGAAAACTCAAGCTCCAGATCGATGCTGCAGCTGGCTTCGTGCTCGCAGCTCCTCCTGCACTCCCCGGCTCTTCTGCAGCTCCAGGTGTCCGTCTGCATCCTGCTGTGGTGAGAACACGTTTCAGCACGGGTGTAGGTCCAGCTTTGGAAGAACGGATGGATTTGAGAGGGCGGAGCGAGATAAAAACGTGGAACAAAGCGATCCAGATGCAACGAGGAATGACCCTGAGGTGCCCTCGCCCTCTTCGTCTCTGTCTGAGGGTGAGAGCAGAGCGGTGAAGCTGAGGAGCAAACAGCAGCGTCCTCCCTGGAGGTACTGGAGAAGAACTGGACCAGAACCACAGCACAGACAGCCAG GGAGCGCAGCAGTGCCAAAGAAGACATCACAACCTCTGAGGTTCAGCTTCCCTGTCCCTCAGATAAGCGCCTCGCCCAATCacagctctctgtttctgtcactTCCTGGTGCTAAAGGAAGAGCCAACGTCAGAGATGTTTTTGGAACGACCAACTTCAAACCTCGACCACCGGCTGGACTGCGGCCGTTTTCTGCCAACAATGCTCCGGCTGTTTACACCTGA
- the rpl27a gene encoding 60S ribosomal protein L27a — MHHHRINFDKYHPGYFGKVGMRHYHLKRNTTHCPTINLDKLWTLVSEQTRLNYAKKPEGPAPIIDAVRAGYYKVLGKGKLPKQPVIVKAKFFSRRAEEKIKAAGGACVLMA; from the exons ATGCATCACCACAGAATCAACTTCGACAAATA CCATCCGGGGTACTTTGGAAAGGTGGGTATGAGACATTATCacctgaagagaaacacaacccACTGCCCCACCATCAACCTGGACAAGCTGTGGACTCTTGTAAGCGAGCAGACCAGGCTCAACTATGCCAAGAAACCAGAGGGACCTGCCCCCATCATTGATGCTGTGCGCGCT GGCTACTACAAAGTTCTGGGCAAAGGCAAGCTGCCCAAGCAGCCTGTGATCGTCAAGGCCAAGTTCTTCAGCCGACGGGCAGAGGAGAAGATCAAGGCAGCCGGAGGAGCTTGTGTGCTGATGGCATAA
- the LOC132972892 gene encoding nuclear receptor-interacting protein 3-like, whose product MFKGTRKETRGDSGVLDAAALRQQRRLKQAIQFLHKDSADLLPLDGLKKLGTSKQGQPHHIIQKRQLEAKLSQGRMVTLNNRELLLNLSQFNSNENEEEEEEDLIYVPCKCFGKEVNLLIDSGCKLNLMSSLTVERSGWKELVEENKMEADGFPFQRKLCIDGQIRELSLTIGELRIMCSFVVVESNRPLMSLGYKTLKALKCVIDTEKQMLVFGTNVREQVQFAKKTNNESSHNFSDQ is encoded by the exons ATGTTCAAGGGGACTCGGAAGGAGACTCGAGGGGACTCGGGGGTCCTGGATGCTGCGGCTCTGAGGCAGCAGAGGAGGCTGAAACAGGCGATCCAGTTCCTCCATAAGGACTCAGCTGATCTGCTGCCTCTGGATGGACTGAAGAAGCTCGGGACGTCAAAACAGGGG CAGCCGCACCACATCATCCAGAAGCGCCAGCTGGAGGCCAAGCTGTCTCAAGGGAGGATGGTAACTCTAAACAACAGAGAGCTGCTCCTGAACTTAAGTCAGTTCAATTCAAATGagaatgaggaagaagaggaggaagatctAATATATGTGCCCTGCAAG tgtttcggAAAGGAGGTAAATCTGCTGATCGACAGCGGCTGCAAACTGAACCTGATGTCCTCACTGACCGTGGAGAGATCCGG tTGGAAAGAGCTCGTTGAGGAGAACAAAATGGAGGCGGACGGTTTTCCTTTTCAGAGGAAGCTTTGCATCGACGGACAAATCAGAGAACTCAGCCTCACCATAGGAGAGCTCAGGATCATGTGCTCCTTCGTTGTAGTCG AAAGTAACAGACCGCTGATGTCTCTGGGCTACAAGACATTAAAGGCACTAAAG tgtgttatCGACACTGAAAAGCAGATGTTGGTGTTCGGGACAAATGTGAGAGAGCAGGTTCAGTTtgccaagaaaacaaacaatgaaag TTCCCACAACTTCAGCGACCAGTGA
- the akip1 gene encoding A-kinase-interacting protein 1, whose amino-acid sequence MASQAWLESSLRRSASLGLEVLERASRRSVDWTSTGASQTSTATEEDAQIPVKDAHIELDDVFAAIAGLMVQTTYQCKKFYGSGCCTEPTETERSHVCRFHTRQAAGSTKPALSTRKHQKAPHSKAPEPAADEDFYIEVSPGTYAITASVPESQQQTQLVRLKAGESINLTFNL is encoded by the exons ATGGCAAGCCAAGCCTGGCTGGAGTCCTCTCTGCGGCGCTCTGCCAGTCTGGGCCTGGAGGTGCTGGAGCGGGCCTCCAGGCGGAGTGTGGACTGGACAAGCACTGGAGCATCCCAGACCTCCACTGCTACAGAAGAGGACGCACAAATCCCAGTCAAG gACGCACACATAGAGCTCGATGATGTCTTTGCAGCCATCGCAGGGCTTATGGTACAGACGACCTATCAGTGCAAG AAGTTTTATGGGTCTGGATGTTGCACCGAgcccactgaaactgaaaggAGCCATGTGTGCCGGTTCCACACACGGCAGGCTGCTGGGTCAACAAAACCTGCACTGTCAACCAGAAAACATCAAAAGGCCCCACACAGCAAG gCTCCTGAGCCTGCAGCCGATGAAGATTTCTACATCGAGGTTTCTCCAGGGACGTACGCCATCACTGCCAGCGTGCCGGAGTCCCAGCAGCAGACGCAGCTGGTCCGCCTCAAAGCTGGAGAGAGCATCAACCTCACCTTTAACCTCTGA
- the c4h11orf16 gene encoding uncharacterized protein C11orf16 homolog isoform X1 produces the protein MLKPVKTENWNTEMKSRQMEASEAALVPLFGGKQRCNITFIVGSSEDMGAVLGSVKRLLIQTLLMKASHRDSLFNIMTYSGELTCWSHHMLPCAPDSVYIALSWIHSITCSPGRDLLAALCVAFTDPACHAVHLLCTGLPDQPEAVLRALPALAAGRPVNIFYLKDSGAQVDRNSLDYLQCLTDATRGSCYVIPFGLNGVFEKAVPLHVVENQSSAPTDSPVKCFCLTSSVFFPHNTSSPVLRCSLGNPLQPCTSFLQPGLTLSGQQFYPGCRVLARREMDGLYYSGTLIQQVQGCAGVWIVEFDHPGSPGLGFVPSQRQLACSLDMVTHARALTSCLVPGDAVLSPWEPDLIRHGPGRLMAATERRDVSGVDGVVCLRVLMWNGSVSLVPHSLVSPISAPQHDRIVRELQILKTQAPDRCCSWLRARSSSCTPRLFCSSRCPSASCCGENTFQHGCRSSFGRTDGFERAERDKNVEQSDPDATRNDPEVPSPSSSLSEGESRAVKLRSKQQRPPWRYWRRTGPEPQHRQPGSAAVPKKTSQPLRFSFPVPQISASPNHSSLFLSLPGAKGRANVRDVFGTTNFKPRPPAGLRPFSANNAPAVYT, from the exons ATGCTTAAAcctgtaaaaacagaaaattggAACACAGAGATGAAATCCAGACAGATGGAGGCCTCTGAAGCTGCACTGGTTCCACTGTTTGGGGGCAAACAAAGATGCAACATCACTTTCATCGTGGGGAGCTCAGAGGACATGGGAGCTGTTCTGGGATCAGTGAAACGGCTTCTGATCCAGACGCTGCTGATGAAGGCTTCACACAGAGACTCTCTATTCAACATCATGACGTACTCAGGAGAG CTGACCTGTTGGTCCCACCACATGCTCCCCTGTGCTCCTGACTCAGTATACATAGCTCTGTCCTGGATTCACTCCATCACCTGCAGCCCTGGCAGAGACCTCCTGGCAGCCCTGTGTGTTGCCTTCACTGACCCCGCCTGTCACGCCGTCCACCTGCTCTGCACGGGGCTCCCCGACCAGCCTGAGGCCGTGCTGAGAGCTCTGCCCGCCCTGGCAGCTGGTCGACCTGTAAACATCTTCTACCTGAAGGACTCAGGTGCTCAGGTGGACAGGAACTCACTAGACTACCTGCAGTGTCTGACAGACGCCACCAGAGGGAGCTGTTATGTGATTCCATTCGGTTTGAATGGAGTGTTTGAGAAG GCAGTTCCTCTGCATGTTGTGGAGAATCAGTCATCAGCGCCAACAGACTCTCCAGTGAAGTGTTTCTGTCTGACCTCTTCAGTCTTCTTCCCACACAACACGTCATCACCTGTGCTCAG GTGCAGTCTGGGTAATCCTCTCCAGCCATGTACCTCCTTCTTGCAGCCCGGTCTAACCCTGAGCGGTCAGCAGTTTTACCCAGGATGCAGAGTTCTGGCCCGGAGGGAGATGGACGGTCTTTATTACTCGGGCACTTTGATACAGCAGGTGCAG GGCTGCGCTGGAGTTTGGATTGTTGAGTTTGACCACCCAGGAAGCCCCGGTTTGGGGTTCGTCCCCTCCCAGAGACAGCTGGCCTGCTCCCTCGACATGGTGACCCACGCCAGAGCTCTCACAAGCTGTCTGGTACCCGGTGATGCTGTCCTGTCACCATGGGAACCAGATCTGATACGACACGGGCCGGGGAGACTGATGGCCGCCACAGAGCGCAGAGATGTTTCAGGAG TTGACGGTGTTGTGTGCCTCCGGGTGTTGATGTGGAACGGCTCCGTGTCGCTGGTTCCTCACAGCCTGGTTTCACCCATTTCAGCCCCTCAACACGACAGAATAGTCAGAGAGCTCCAGATCCTGAAAACTCAAGCTCCAGATCGATGCTGCAGCTGGCTTCGTGCTCGCAGCTCCTCCTGCACTCCCCGGCTCTTCTGCAGCTCCAGGTGTCCGTCTGCATCCTGCTGTGGTGAGAACACGTTTCAGCACGGGTGTAGGTCCAGCTTTGGAAGAACGGATGGATTTGAGAGGGCGGAGCGAGATAAAAACGTGGAACAAAGCGATCCAGATGCAACGAGGAATGACCCTGAGGTGCCCTCGCCCTCTTCGTCTCTGTCTGAGGGTGAGAGCAGAGCGGTGAAGCTGAGGAGCAAACAGCAGCGTCCTCCCTGGAGGTACTGGAGAAGAACTGGACCAGAACCACAGCACAGACAGCCAG GGAGCGCAGCAGTGCCAAAGAAGACATCACAACCTCTGAGGTTCAGCTTCCCTGTCCCTCAGATAAGCGCCTCGCCCAATCacagctctctgtttctgtcactTCCTGGTGCTAAAGGAAGAGCCAACGTCAGAGATGTTTTTGGAACGACCAACTTCAAACCTCGACCACCGGCTGGACTGCGGCCGTTTTCTGCCAACAATGCTCCGGCTGTTTACACCTGA